AATCGCTAAATGGTGGCGTGAAAGCTTTGATATTCCTGTGATTGGCATCACGGGTTCGGTAGGTAAAACTACAACCAAAGAACTAATTTCGGCAGTTTTAGCTACCAAGGGAAAAGTTCATAAAACCTATGGAAATTTCAATAATGAAATTGGTGTTCCTAAAACCCTTTTAGAAATGGGTAGAGAAAAGGACTTTGCTGTCATCGAAATGGCCATGCGAGGCAGGGGACAAATTGCTGAACTGACAGAAATTGCGAGGCCGACAATTGGGGTAATTACCAATGTAGGGACTGCACATATTGAATTACTGGGTTCAGAGGAAGCGATCGCCCAAGCTAAGTGTGAATTATTAGCGACCATGCCAAATGACAGTATCGCCATCCTTAATCATGATAATCGCCTATTAATGGACACAGCCGCGAAATTTTGGCAAGGGAAAGTGATTAGTTATGGTTTTGATGGTGGGGATATCCAAGGAAAATTAACTGATCATGAAACTGTAGAAGTTGAGGGAATGCATCTACCTTTACCTTTACCCGGTCGTCATAATGCTACTAATTTTTTAGCGGCTTTAGCAGTAGCTAAGGTATTAGAAATTGATTGGCAATTATTGCAATCAGGTATCATTGTGAATATGCCTACAGGTAGAAGTCAACGCTTCACTTTAGCTAATGATGTGGTGATTTTAGATGAAACCTATAATGCCGCCCCAGAAGCCATGTTGGCAGCTTTGCAGTTGTTAGCGGACACACCAGGAAAGCGGAAAATTGCTGTTTTAGGGGCAATGAAAGAATTAGGAGCAAGATCCCCGGAACTACATCAAAAAGTCGGGGAAATGGTCAAACATTTACATCTAGATGGGTTGTTGGTCTTAGTTGATGGTAAAGATGCGGAAATTATGGCTAATAGTGCCGATAATATATCTTGCGAATGTTTTACAAACCATGCTGATTTGGTAACAAGATTAAAAACATTTATGCAAACAGGCGATCGCTTATTATTCAAAGCAGCCCATTCCGTGGGATTAGATCGAGTTGTTAATCAACTACGGGTAGAATTTCCTAATTAGGGTTTGCTGAAAAAGTCTTTTCGTAAGGACTAGGAGTCAGGAGTCACCGAGTCACCGAGTCAGGAGGAATAAGGAAGAAGAAGGAATAATAAGCAAGAATAAGGAAGAAGGAAGAGAAGGTTGGACAATTAGTCCTCAAATTTACGCGGTTATAGAAGAGTGAAAATGCAAGGGTTTTAAACATCTATTGTCAATAATCTTGCACTTGTTTGGTTATAAAACCCTGCAAACCTTTATCTATCAACCCTTTTGCTTTCTTTTATGCAAACCCTAATTAAAGATTGAGTTTCAATGTGTTGTCTAATTTCGGTATCTTTAGACAAAACAAACTTAATTAAGGCGGTATTTTTTGGGAAATTAAACCCCAAGCAAATGATCTATTTTGTGGAGATGTTGCATGAAACATCTCTACTATATCTATTGATAGAAATCTAAACAATGAAAATTATCAGCTAATTGCCATAAATCCCACATTCCGCACCCTTGACTGTCACAAACGGTGATTACGGAGGTAAATTGATGAAGAAGGAGTAAAAGAATACATTGATATATAAAAAAACAAATTTTAGATAGGAAAATTGATTCAGATGTATTCTCAATAAGAAGCAATAAAGAATAAGGGTGGTTTCTGGCAAAAAATATAATATAATTTTATTGTTAGTCTATCAAGACTTAATCATAACTTATATCCTTCTAGAAATAAACTTAAAAATAGCATTAAAACTTAAACTCATTAATAAAATTAATGAGTCAAATTGTATAATTAAACTATTAATAATGTTGATAAATCAACTTATATATCTGTAGTAATTACGGCAAGCTTCTGGGAGAAATAGAAGAATGTACTTCATTTCAGATGTTAAGTTATAAAAGTCTGTTTTTTGTTGAAAAGTAACAAGATGAACTGATTGAAAACATTGAAATATCCACCGCATTGTTGGATTGTTGATGGCTTTGCCCAATTGATTTTTTACAGTATAGTTTAAGGATTTTAAAGCAGCCCTAATTTCTCTTTGTGCTAGAGTATAAACTAGCAGACATAACCCCATTATCATTGCTAATGCCTCTATTCTTTCTGGGCTTTTCAGGAAAATACTATCTGCTAAAAATAAAGGATTTTTGAGAAAACTAAATCCTCGTTCACAGGATTGCTGTGCTTTATATTCAGACAGCATTTTCTCTTTACTCAGTTCTTTTTCTGATAAAACATTTGTGGCAATTATAAACCTTCCTGCACTTAATACTTCTTGGTCAATAGCATCTTTATTTTCAGCAACTGTTGCTAAGATTTGATAGCATTTTGATTGATTTTCTTCTTTGATGTTAGGACTTTTTTCGATAACTTCGATATTTTCTACTTGATGATATTTAAATTCTTTACTTATTTTGATTAATTCTTTTCTAGCATCAGCAGCACAAGCAAATTTTTCTTGCAATAGGTTTTTTAACTTAGTTTGAGTATTAGTCAAAGCTTTTTCTATTTTCTTTGATAATTTCTTTAAGTCAGATTTTTTTCTATCTTGACTTTGCACAACTAACCATCTTTGTTCTATATCTCCATAAGTTATTTTCTTTTCGGCATAAGAATATCCTACTTTTTCACTTTTAACAAATTCCGATTCTGCTAAACTCATCACTAAGTTTTTTGCTGATTTTATCGTTAAGGGTACTCTGGTTAACCATTTGAGACTCGACATTAACTTGATATTTGATTCTGTATATAATGCGCTATCTGCTACTATCAAACTATCAACTTGTATTCTTTTCTGATATTCAACTGCGATTTCTCCAAATTTTTTAGAATCAACTTCATTCCCTGATACTGCTTTTATATATATTGGTATATCTCCATCTCCTGAACATACTAATTGTGTAATAAATTGTTTTAAATCTGGACGATGATCTCTTGAATAACCATAGGTCAGCTTTATCGCTTGAGGTGATTGACTCTCTTCATTTTCTTTTTCCAATGAACCTGATTCTTTTTGATTTTTAAATATTACTGATGGTAAACTATTTTCATATTCTCCATCTACATGAAATGATGTCGAATCCAAGTGTGATGATGAAAGTGATATCTGATATATTTTTACCGCATTTAAACTGACTGCTAAAAATGTTGTATCTAGTCCTTTTATAAATAATTTATCTAATACTCTTCCCAGCTTATCATCGTTGAAATATTCTGGTTTTGCTCCTGCACCAATTAAGTGTTCACAAGCGATTAATTCAAAGAATTTTGGGAACATATATAAAGGCTGTGACATCATGCTTAATCCATTTAAAATCATCGCCTTTACTACCTGACCCGCACTGACTTTTTCTTCTGGTTCTGACCCTAGTAAATTATTAATTATTTCTACTATCCCAATTGAATCTACTATTCCTGCTACTATTCCTAAATGGTCAATCTTCTTCAATTCAAGGTCTTTTATATTCAACATGACAACAGAAACTCCACAAAAGTATCTGTTTTGTATTTTCTCATTTTTCTGTTGAGTCAACACATTTTTTTAGTTTTTTCATTGTCATTGAGGATAAACCTTTCAATGATTTTAAACTAAGTTTTCTATCAAAATAACCTAAGAACCAATAATTTCGTACTTAGTCGTGAATATTTAACTGTATCTCTAACTTAATAGTAATAATTCCTATTTAGCTTTAACAAATCCTCTCAACATTTAGTTCTTATGTACTAAATACATCCGTTTGCTTGGGGTGTGACAGTTGTGGGTGCGGAATGTGGGATAAATAGCTAGACAAAAATATTTTAATTAAGTCTTATCTCTTAGTTTCAAAGCCTTGAACTTATAAATTATTTTTGAAAGAATAAAAACAAGGATTAGTCAATATCAAGTCTAATCTGATTTGTCTTTTATTGAGACAATACAATACATAAAAGAGGAATTATCATGGCTAAGATTAAAATATCCGAACTACTTCCTGTAGGTTATGACTTATTGAATGATGCTCCTAGTTTTCTGAATGAATTAGCTACCGATGAAGTACAAAACGTTCTTGGTGGAGGTGGTGGCTGGGGACGTGGTGGCTGGGGAGGTGGAGGTTATGGCTGGGGAGGTCGTGGCTGTTGTTGCTGTTGTTGTTAATAGCTAAAAAAATAGCTATTAACTAGCAACTATAGTAATCCTAAATTATTCGTGAACAAAGAATTTAACTCTTGCAATATTCACAAATGAAATAGGATTACTAGATTAAGACAATATATAACAAGGAGGAATTATCATGGCTAATATCAAAATATCCGCACTACTTCCTGTAGGTTATGACTTATTTAATGATGCTGCTAGTTTTCTGAATGAATTAGCTACCGACGAAGTACAAAACGTTCTTGGTGGAGGTGGTGGCTGGGGATATGGTGGCTGGGGAGGTAACAGCGGATGTTACAATCCCTGTTGCTGCTGGAGTTGTTGCTAATTAAAAAAAATAGCTGTTAATCAAACTAACAGCTATTACCAATAGTCAGAATAGTAGTTTTTATTTTTTACTACTATTCTGACTATTAATTTATCTTTAATCAACACGATAGATAAAGGAGGAATTATCATGGCTAATATCCAAATATCTGGACTCCTTCCCATAGGTTATGATTTATTTAATGATGATGCCAGTTTCCTTAATGAACTAGCTACCGAGGAATTACAAAATTTTGGTGCTGGTCACTATGGAGGTTTTAGTAGCGGTTTTAGTAGCGGTTTTAGTGGCAGTGTTAGTGGCAGTGTTAGTGGCAGTGTTAGTGGCAGTGTTAGTGGCAGTGTTAGTGGCAGTGTTAGTGGCAGTGGTAGTGGTAGTGTTAGTGGTAGTGGCTTCTGGTGTTAAAATTTAAAAAATAGCTGTTAATTAAAGGCTATTACAAATAGTCAGAATAATAATTTTTATTTTTAATTCTATTCTGACTATTTATAAAAAAGCTAAACACCGAGTTTTTGGTACTTTTGAAATTCTGACTTTTGTTGTAATCACTTACCAAAAGAAAACAACTGTAGGGAATTTCTCCGTAACACAATTACCAAAAGATTAGTCACTAAACAGGTAACTGCTAGAGATAATAAAATATAAGTTGGTGGCATGACCACACCAATCATAAACCAAGTATAAACGTGCAGCATCATGATACTAGCAAATGTACAAGCAAACCCTATAGATATCCACACCTGACCCATGGGACGATTTAGAAACGTGAGGACAAGCGTTGATAAAGTTGCCAGAATATTGGCTGGAACAAGAAAGGCACAGATGCCTATACAATTGTTGTGGGAAAACTCAATTAAGGTGTTGAAATCTAACATTAATTTTTGGGGATAATTGTAGGTGATGATTATTAGGTTTTTATTATAAATACATTATATTCTTAAGATAACTAAACTAATCTTACCTTAAAAGTGAGTATTCACACCATTTATGTTACATTTTTTAAAGAACTAGCCCGATAAACTAAGTTTATTAATTATAGAGACGCTAATAAAACGTCTCTACAAGATTTGCCAAATCAAAAAAATCAGATGAGAGAACTACACAAAAAAGATGAACTGCTCGCAGCAGCGCTAGTTTCCTCCGGGACGCTCTTACGTTCGCTATCTAAGAGGATGTTTTAAAAGTTTTCAAGGTATAAATTAACCCCTCTTGTAAACCTCTCCCCGAAGCGGGGAGAGGCTTTGAAACCCCCCTTCCCAGCCTTCGGCACGCTGCGCTAACGTAGGGAAGGGGGCAGGGGGGTTAGGTTTTTGGAGATTATCGGTTTCATCTAATACTTTTCAAACAACCTCTAAGGAATGTGGGATGGGCATCTGGTCCCTCCTTATATTATTAGGGGACCAGATGCCCGCACCACAAAAAATTTTGGGATATTTTTTAATTGGAAGTCTCTTATTGGCTTAACCCATTAAAATTACCGTATCAATAACGTGAATCACGCCATTATCAGCATCAATATCCGCTGCTAAAACTGTAGCATTTTTCACTTCAAACCCATCATCACAATTAATTTTAACAGGAGAACCTTCCACAGAAGTTACTGTACCAAGTTTTGCCAAATCAGCCTTTGTTAACTTGCCAGGTACAACGTGATAGGTTAATATCCGTGCTAACTGGGGAATATTTTGTAATAAAGTAGTAATTGTACCAGGGGGTAACTTGGCAAAAGCGTCGTCAGTTGGCGCAAATACAGTAAATGGGCCGGGACTTTTTAACGTTTCCACCAACCCAGCAGCGGACACAGCGGCCACTAAAGTTTTAAACGCATCATTACTAACTGCAATATCAACAATATCAGGCATTGATTTTACCTCGTATCTACCAAAGGTTCTAAAAGATAGTAAATCATGTTTAAGTTTGATTAATTAAAATTCTGGTAGAATATTATCTAATGATTTTACTAAGACTTTTCTATACATAAAATGAATAAACGCACTTATGCAATATTGGGAACCGGCGCATTAGGCGGATTTTATGGTGCAAAACTCCAAAAATCTGGTTTAGAAGTTCACTATTTACTTAAAAGTGATTATCAACAGGTAAGCGAACAGGGTTTAATTATTGAGTCTAAAGATGGTGACTTTACCCTCCCTCAAGTTAATGCCTATAACGATGTAAACAAGATGCCACAGTGTGATGTGGTTATAGTATCACTAAAAACTACCCAAAATCAACTTTTATCCAATTTATTACCACCAATAGTTAAAGATGACGGGGTGGTATTAGTATTACAAAATGGTTTGGGTATCGAAGCAGAAATCGCGGAAATTGTGAGTAATGTCCACGTTATTGGGGGTTTATGTTTTCTCTGTTCTAATAAAGTTGCACCAGGACATATTCATCATTTAGATTATGGACAAATTACTTTAGGTGAATATACATCTAATTATCAATCAACTGGCATTACTAAAAAAATGCAGGAAGTTACCGCAGATTTTGAAAATGCGGGTATATCAATAGAACTATTAGAAGATTTACTATTAGGACGTTGGAAAAAACTAGTTTGGAATATTCCCTATAATGGCTTATCTGTGATTCTTGATGCGAGAACTGATGAATTAATGACGGATATGCACACTGGTGAATTAGTAGAAAGTTTGATGTGGGAAGTAGTTGCAGGGGCAAAAAGTACAGGCAGAATTATTCCTGAAAGTTTCATTCAAACCATGTTAGATTACACCGTGAAAATGAAACCTTACCGCACCAGCATGAAAATTGATTTTGATGAAAAACGTCCTTTAGAATTAGAAGCAATTTTTGGTAATCCATTAAGAAAAGCAGAATTAGCAGGTGTGAATTTGCCACAAATTTGTTGTTTATATCAACAATTGAAGTTTTTGGATCTGAGAAATAGAAGTTAAATCTAAATCCTGACTCATCCTATCCAAAAAATGGACAAATCAACTATCTTTATAGGTGTTATTTAAAGGGACAAAGGCAAGAAAAAACCTTTACCCCTATGAGAATTTTGGGCAAATCAGGCAAGGCAAATAGTATTTATTTGACAACATTCTCCTTCACTAATCTTTGGTCAGATGCTACTGCCAGAAGTTCTTCCATAATATCCCAAGCTGCTGCACATTCACGAGAAGAATCGCCCTTAGTTGCACAAATTGTTCTCGCTTCTTCCCGTGCAACTTCTATTTCGTCTTCAATAAAGATGCGTTTTGGATTTTCAAACAAATCACTTTTTCTGAGGATATCGGTAATTGAGATGATTCCTAACAGCTTACCTTTAATTACAGGGGCGCGACGGATGCCTGTATTGGCAAACAAGCGAGCTACATACTCCACACCAAGCTCAGGATTGACGACAATACAAGGCTTAGTCATAATTTCATAAACTCGCACTTGTTTGGAGTCTTTACCATAAGCAGCAACTTTATAGACAATATCAGTTTCACTGACCATGCCATAGGGGTCATTTTCTGTCCGAGGTTCCACAATTAAAGAACGCAAACCTTTATATTTCATCAAATCCACAGCTTCGGCTACGGTTGCTGAACCACGAATTGTAATCACTTCTGTGGTCATTATGTCTTCAGCTTTCATCATGGTTAAAATCCTGAAAGTAATGGGTATGAGTCTGTGGGACTTTGATTGGGTAAATGTCTAAATATGGAGCAGATGGAAATAGATTCACTCATTTCTAATATTTGCTGCTTAGACACTTCTGGAGAAAGATTAGATGTAGTTAATGGTTGAAAATTACTTGATATTCCGGGTGCGTAAGCTTCAATGACACTTCCATCCAGAGAGCGCATTACCATCAGGTAGTCACAAACTGGACACTCTGTGCGGATAATTTGATTCATCAAAGAATGCTTGTGAGCTAGTTTTCCATCAGTTAAAAACTGACGTTTTGCTTCACTACCGCAATTAGGACATGGAAATATATACGCTCTCTGCATGGAGAAACCCCCTCAAGAATGTTCAAGTATTTTGTTTAAAGCTGTGG
The window above is part of the Dolichospermum sp. DET69 genome. Proteins encoded here:
- a CDS encoding UDP-N-acetylmuramoyl-tripeptide--D-alanyl-D-alanine ligase, producing MPVSITISQLVEVLIAEPVNLSASTLARSSTGIQTDTRILQPGEVFLALRGEKFDGHDFVPTAIAQGAIVAIVDHAYENPGFPVLRVKDTLKAYQQIAKWWRESFDIPVIGITGSVGKTTTKELISAVLATKGKVHKTYGNFNNEIGVPKTLLEMGREKDFAVIEMAMRGRGQIAELTEIARPTIGVITNVGTAHIELLGSEEAIAQAKCELLATMPNDSIAILNHDNRLLMDTAAKFWQGKVISYGFDGGDIQGKLTDHETVEVEGMHLPLPLPGRHNATNFLAALAVAKVLEIDWQLLQSGIIVNMPTGRSQRFTLANDVVILDETYNAAPEAMLAALQLLADTPGKRKIAVLGAMKELGARSPELHQKVGEMVKHLHLDGLLVLVDGKDAEIMANSADNISCECFTNHADLVTRLKTFMQTGDRLLFKAAHSVGLDRVVNQLRVEFPN
- a CDS encoding IS1634 family transposase, producing the protein MLNIKDLELKKIDHLGIVAGIVDSIGIVEIINNLLGSEPEEKVSAGQVVKAMILNGLSMMSQPLYMFPKFFELIACEHLIGAGAKPEYFNDDKLGRVLDKLFIKGLDTTFLAVSLNAVKIYQISLSSSHLDSTSFHVDGEYENSLPSVIFKNQKESGSLEKENEESQSPQAIKLTYGYSRDHRPDLKQFITQLVCSGDGDIPIYIKAVSGNEVDSKKFGEIAVEYQKRIQVDSLIVADSALYTESNIKLMSSLKWLTRVPLTIKSAKNLVMSLAESEFVKSEKVGYSYAEKKITYGDIEQRWLVVQSQDRKKSDLKKLSKKIEKALTNTQTKLKNLLQEKFACAADARKELIKISKEFKYHQVENIEVIEKSPNIKEENQSKCYQILATVAENKDAIDQEVLSAGRFIIATNVLSEKELSKEKMLSEYKAQQSCERGFSFLKNPLFLADSIFLKSPERIEALAMIMGLCLLVYTLAQREIRAALKSLNYTVKNQLGKAINNPTMRWIFQCFQSVHLVTFQQKTDFYNLTSEMKYILLFLPEACRNYYRYIS
- a CDS encoding fasciclin domain-containing protein, whose translation is MPDIVDIAVSNDAFKTLVAAVSAAGLVETLKSPGPFTVFAPTDDAFAKLPPGTITTLLQNIPQLARILTYHVVPGKLTKADLAKLGTVTSVEGSPVKINCDDGFEVKNATVLAADIDADNGVIHVIDTVILMG
- a CDS encoding putative 2-dehydropantoate 2-reductase; amino-acid sequence: MNKRTYAILGTGALGGFYGAKLQKSGLEVHYLLKSDYQQVSEQGLIIESKDGDFTLPQVNAYNDVNKMPQCDVVIVSLKTTQNQLLSNLLPPIVKDDGVVLVLQNGLGIEAEIAEIVSNVHVIGGLCFLCSNKVAPGHIHHLDYGQITLGEYTSNYQSTGITKKMQEVTADFENAGISIELLEDLLLGRWKKLVWNIPYNGLSVILDARTDELMTDMHTGELVESLMWEVVAGAKSTGRIIPESFIQTMLDYTVKMKPYRTSMKIDFDEKRPLELEAIFGNPLRKAELAGVNLPQICCLYQQLKFLDLRNRS
- a CDS encoding CBS domain-containing protein, whose translation is MMKAEDIMTTEVITIRGSATVAEAVDLMKYKGLRSLIVEPRTENDPYGMVSETDIVYKVAAYGKDSKQVRVYEIMTKPCIVVNPELGVEYVARLFANTGIRRAPVIKGKLLGIISITDILRKSDLFENPKRIFIEDEIEVAREEARTICATKGDSSRECAAAWDIMEELLAVASDQRLVKENVVK